From Cinclus cinclus chromosome 2, bCinCin1.1, whole genome shotgun sequence, one genomic window encodes:
- the LOC134057094 gene encoding taste receptor type 2 member 40-like → MLPPLLIISISIVAIEVVIGFVGNGFITTINIINWIKNKKISSADMILIFLSTSRFILQVTVLMHIHSFYFADVFKLASVYKDFGAVWMFVNHSSLWFSTWLYVLYCVKIINITHWLLLQIKRRIAGMVPWLLLGSLVISSMTSLPLPWIAPRTYLCSSTGNCRENSTAHITDWDSSYLYLLLLYFVGCFFPLVLSIVTSVLLITSLWKHRKTMQCYADTFRDSMIDVHLTAIKSIVSFLILYISSFVAQILLILSTSQSKDVVKVAVSLVVAGAYPSMHSVILIIVNSKLKLAFRNLCLHFKCHLEDKPPSPRLERNTLQ, encoded by the coding sequence ATGTTGCCGCCACTTCTTATCATTTCAATAAGCATTGTAGCTATTGAAGTTGTTATTGGATTTGTGGGAAATGGATTTATTACAACCATTAATATCATTAATTGgatcaaaaacaaaaaaatatcttctgctGATATGATCCTGATCTTTTTGAGCACATCAAGATTTATCTTGCAGGTGACAGTCCTGAtgcacatccacagcttctACTTTGCAGATGTATTTAAGTTGGCTTCAGTGTACAAGGACTTTGGTGCTGTGTGGATGTTTGTAAACCATAGCAGCTTGTGGTTCAGTACCTGGCTCTATGTACTGTACTGTGTAAAAATAATCAATATTACCCACTGGCTTCTGCTGCAGATCAAGCGCAGAATAGCTGGGATGGTCCCATGGCTTCTTCTTGGATCGCTGGTTATCTCCTctatgacttctcttcctttACCATGGATTGCACCCAGAACTTACCTATGCAGCTCAACAGGGAACTGCAGAGAAAATAGCACAGCTCATATCACAGACTGGGATAGTTCATATCTCTACTTGCTGCTTCTTTACTTTGTAGGTTGCTTTTTCCCTCTAGTGCTCTCCATAGTGACCTCAGTTCTGTTAATTACTTCTCTGTGGAAACACAGAAAGACGATGCAATGTTATGCAGATACTTTCAGGGATTCTATGATAGATGTTCACCTAACTGCTATTAAATCAATTGTTTCTTTCTTAATCCTTTATATTTCCAGTTTTGTAGCTCAAATTCTGTTGATACTGTCGACATCTCAAAGTAAAGATGTTGTGAAAGTTGCAGTATCCTTAGTTGTAGCTGGGGCATATCCTTCCATGCACTCAGTTATCCTGATCATAGTCAATTCAAAATTGAAATTGGCATTTAGGAACCTTTGCCTGCATTTTAAGTGCCATTTGGAAGATAAACCTCCAAGCCCCAGGCTTGAGAGAAACACTCTCCAGTAA